One genomic window of Fusarium fujikuroi IMI 58289 draft genome, chromosome FFUJ_chr01 includes the following:
- a CDS encoding probable mitochondrial citrate synthase: protein MASVARLSNAALRASLRSSPINGSVFNAVRCYSAKTQTLKERFAELLPEKIEQVKALRKEHGSKVVDKVTLDQVYGGARGIKALVWEGSVLDSEEGIRFRGKTIPECQELLPKAPGGKEPLPEGLFWLLLTGEVPTEQQVRDLSAEWAARSDLPKFVEELIDHCPTDLHPMAQFSLAVTALEHTSSFAKAYAKGINKKEYWGYTFEDSMDLIAKLPNIASRIYQNVFKGGKVAPIQKDKDYSFNFANQLGFADNADFVELMRLYLTIHTDHEGGNVSAHTTHLVGSALSSPFLSLAAGLNGLAGPLHGLANQEVLNWLTEFKKSVGDDLSDKAITDYLWSTLNAGRVVPGYGHAVLRKTDPRYMAQRAFAQEKMPNDPMFKLVSQVYKIAPGVLTEHGKTKNPYPNVDAHSGVLLQYYGLTEANYYTVLFGVSRAIGVLPQLIIDRALGAPIERPKSFSTDKWAELVKKL from the exons ATGGCTTCTGTCGCCCGTCTCAGCAACGCTGCCCTGCGGGCTTCTCTCCGCTCTTCTCCTATCAATGGCTCTGTCTTCAACGCCGTTCGATGCTATTCGGCCAAGACTCAG ACCCTGAAGGAGCGATTCGCCGAGTTGCTGCCCGAGAAGATTGAGCAGGTCAAGGCCCTCCGAAA GGAGCATGGTTCCAAGGTCGTCGACAAGGTCACTCTTGACCAGGTCTACGGTGGTGCCCGTGGCATCAAGGCCCTCGTCTGGGAGGGTTCCGTCCTCGACTCTGAGGAGGGTATCCGATTCCGTGGCAAGACCATCCCCGAGTGCCAGGAGCTTCTCCCCAAGGCTCCCGGTGGCAAGGAGCCTCTTCCCGAGG GTCTCTTCTGGCTTCTCCTGACCGGCGAGGTTCCTACTGAGCAGCAGGTCCGCGACCTCTCCGCTGAGTGGGCTGCCCGCTCCGATCTTCCCAAGTTCGTCGAGGAGCTCATCGACCACTGCCCTACCGACCTTCACCCCATGGCCCAGTTCTCTCTGGCTGTCACCGCTCTCGAGCACACCTCCAGCTTCGCCAAGGCTTACGCTAAGGgtatcaacaagaaggagtACTGGGGTTACACTTTCGAGGACTCCATGGACCTCATTGCTAAGCTCCCCAACATTGCTTCTCGCATCTACCAGAACGTCTTCAAGGGCGGAAAGGTCGCTCCCATccagaaggacaaggatTACTCCTTCAACTTCGCCAACCAGCTCGGCTTCGCCGACAACGCTGACTTCGTCGAGCTCATGCGCCTCTACCTCACCATCCACACCGATCACGAGGGTGGAAACGTCTCTGCCCACACCACCCACCTTGTCGGCAGTGCTCTCAGCTCTCCTTTCCTCTCTTTGGCCGCTGGTCTTAACGGTCTTGCCGGTCCTCTCCACGGTCTTGCTAACCAGGAGGTCCTGAACTGGCTCACTGAGTTCAAGAAGTCTGTTGGTGACGATCTCAGCGACAAGGCCATCACTGACTACCTCTGGTCCACCCTCAACGCCGGCCGTGTCGTCCCCGGTTACGGCCACGCCGTTCTCCGAAAGACTGACCCCCGTTACATGGCTCAGCGTGCTTTTGCCCAGGAGAAGATGCCCAACGACCCCATGTTCAAGCTCGTTTCCCAGGTCTACAAGATCGCCCCTGGTGTCCTCACCGAGCACGGCAAGACCAAGAACCCTTACCCTAACGTCGATGCCCACTCTGGTGTCCTTCTCCAGTACTACGGACTTACCGAGGCCAACTACTACACCGTCCTCTTCGGTGTCTCTCGCGCCATTGGTGTTCTTCCCCAGCTTATCATCGACCGCGCTCTTGGTGCCCCCATTGAGCGACCCAAGTCCTTCTCCACCGACAAGTGGgccgagcttgtcaagaagctgtaA
- a CDS encoding probable mitochondrial substrate carrier has protein sequence MAATIRTDLPAPIGDKQLEKKPIKFSNLLLGAGLNLFEVTTLGQPLEVVKTTMAANRGDSMAAALGRVWARGGPLGFYQGLIPWAWIEASSKGAVLLFVASEAEYYARVAGASEFGGGILGGVTGGVAQAYATMGFCTCMKTVEITKHKMAATGVKPQSTFQTFAEIYRKEGIRGINKGVNAVAIRQMTNWGSRFGLSRLAEGWIKSLTGKKEGEKLSAGEKVIASALGGGLSAWNQPIEVIRVEMQSKKEDPNRPKKMTVGNTFRYIYDTNGIRGLYRGIAPRISLGIWQTVCMVAFGDMAKTYVEKLTGESVTAKH, from the exons ATGGCTGCTACTATCCGTACCGATCTTCCAGCTCCCATTGGGGACAAgcagctggagaagaagcccatcaAGTTCTCCAACTTGCTTCTCGGCGCCGgtctcaacctcttcgaAGTGACCACCCTCGGACAGCCTCTCGAGGTCGTCAAGACCACCATGGCTGCCAATCGAGGTGACAGCATGGCTGCGGCTTTGGGACGCGTCTGGGCCCGTGGTGGTCCCCTGGGCT TCTACCAAGGTCTCATTCCCTGGGCCTGGATTGAAGCTTCCAGCAAAGGCGCCGTCCTTCTCTTTGTCGCCTCCGAGGCCGAGTACTACGCACGTGTCGCTGGTGCCTCTGAGTTTGGCGGTGGTATCCTTGGTGGTGTGACCGGTGGTGTTGCCCAGGCTTACGCCACCATGGGTTTTTGCACCTGCATGAAGACGGTCGAGATCACCAAGCACAAGATGGCTGCCACCGGTGTCAAGCCCCAGTCTACCTTCCAGACCTTTGCTGAGATCTACCGCAAGGAGGGTATCCGTGGCATCAATAAGGGTGTCAACGCTGTCGCTATCCGACAGATGACTAACTGGGGTAGTCGATTCGGTCTCAGCCGTCTCGCTGAGGGTTGGATCAAGTCCCTcactggcaagaaggaggGCGAGAAGCTGTCCGCTGGTGAGAAGGTCATCGCCAGtgctcttggtggtggtctcAGCGCCTGGAACCAGCCCATTGAGGTTATCCGCGTTGAGATGCagagcaagaaggaggaTCCCAACCGtcccaagaagatgacggTCGGCAACACCTTCAGGTACATTTACGACACAAACGGCATCAGGGGTCTTTACCGTGGTATCGCTCCCCGCATTTCTCTTGGTATTTGGCAGACTGTCTGCATGGTTGCTTTTGGCGATAT GGCGAAGACttatgttgagaagctgaccGGCGAGTCGGTCACCGCTAAGCATTAG